The proteins below come from a single Takifugu flavidus isolate HTHZ2018 chromosome 6, ASM371156v2, whole genome shotgun sequence genomic window:
- the LOC130527290 gene encoding golgin subfamily A member 6-like protein 6, whose product MLLFLFSTFASFMSWSTSRSWFLFRGGRGLLPWRHYAQGVRDSNHPVQLNSIETKRKLTDEMASCLVPEFPAVSDALEHLRELDNELREDGMAFSAEASVHLSGMTAAITELEGYRRAAQESLEAEKTANGTLARHIDDAKEAARREITADVAEGRASRAAEVDGLQKHLVDVSQRRDAIEERQKELVRQNGTLHHEKERVEAELEALVAALNDQLSMNKGLQTQLEQSREQTEVLAGGTVRAERDKIQLREQMEVEREALAAARQHLDREVQQVEEEIKQRMEEVRRRRTELGRALGKKQETQEHLRELSSQTATLESSLQRVTESRSRCEKQLEGETQKHQHLKEKKEVLEKDLQESKVTSSSLIQHLSEEISRMESEIEEGQAWRGRHRDSLAQIHQTLKQQQEEERRARAEGFRVVQLLQRSTLQLDQRVACISHHRKEVREMEEQMAALRQAGVLGKRTLERELQEMSTSVEAHGRTIHHFEEERKQLEELLDTGRRKQEAHVAKLTSDIRSARRRYQELLQEEAALQKQQRPGSMDADLLARRLEQRRAKYGEEEARQREEVEQHAADAEGICQGIEEKQRQAEEEEKRLKEAEAMWMEEEVRHRGMERMIEELEKREAELERTLLELKEKTSSLLQPRSELKAQLEDVQRRYMGMVGNQMSELRRAEMSIYECLVKEEQVRLENSRFRLSVTAMTEDVGRAEDDGDRYQEETRLLRQEVRDVLDGLRERWGEDVSVLRDHQRRDGDLLTAMNITRKRLETRREQLENLSTRLEQQVLALSPQLGGGAIPVRSQCLSAGV is encoded by the coding sequence ATGCTCCTGTTTCTGTTTAGCACCTTTGCTAGCTTTATGTCCTGGTCCACGAGCCGTAGCTGGTTCCTCTtccgaggagggagggggctgttgccatggagacattACGCACAGGGTGTCCGTGACAGTAACCATCCAGTGCAACTTAATAGCATagaaaccaaaagaaaactGACTGATGAAATGGCTTCCTGCCTGGTCCCTGAGTTCCCGGCTGTCTCGGACGCTTTGGAGCATTTAAGGGAACTGGACAACGAGCTGAGAGAAGATGGGATGGCGTTCTCAGCCGAAGCCAGCGTTCACCTGTCAGGAATGACAGCTGCCATTACTGAGCTGGAAGGTTACCGGCGTGCCGCTCAGGAGAGTCTAGAAGCAGAGAAGACAGCGAACGGCACGTTGGCACGTCACATCGACGACGCCAAAGAAGCCGCGAGACGGGAAATAACGGCTGATGTCGCAGAAGGTCGAGCATCCAGAGCTGCGGAGGTAGATGGGCTACAGAAGCATCTCGTGGACGTCTCGCAGCGGCGAGACGCCATCGAGGAGAGGCAAAAGGAGCTCGTGAGGCAAAATGGAACGCTGCACCATGAGAAAGAGCGAGTGGAGGCGGAACTTGAAGCCCTGGTTGCTGCTCTGAATGATCAGCTCAGCATGAACAAAGGGTTGCAGACGCAGCTGGAGCAGAGCCGGGAGCAGACGGAGGTGTTGGCAGGAGGCACCGTCAGAGCAGAGCGGGACAAAATCCAGCTGCGGGAAcagatggaggtggagagggaggctCTCGCTGCGGCACGGCAACATCTGGACAGAGaggtgcagcaggtggaggaagagatcAAGCAGCGGATGGAAGAGgtccggaggaggaggacggagttGGGCAGAGCTCTTGGAAAGAAGCAAGAGACCCAGGAACATTTAAGGGAACTCAGCTCTCAAACGGCCACGTTGGAGAGCAGTCTGCAGAGGGTGACAGAGTCTCGGTCCAGGTGTGAGAAACAGCTGGAAGGTGAGACTCAAAAGCACCAACAtctgaaggaaaagaaggaggTGCTGGAGAAGGATCTGCAGGAGTCGAAGGTCACCTCCAGCTCTTTGATCCAGCACCTCAGCGAGGAAATAAGCAGGATGGAAAGCGAAATAGAGGAGGGCCAGGCATGGCGGGGGCGTCATCGAGACTCCCTGGCTCAGATTCATCAGACGCTGaagcaacagcaggaggaggagcgccgAGCCAGGGCGGAGGGCTTCAGAgtggtgcagctgctgcagaggtccACGCTGCAGCTGGACCAACGTGTCGCCTGCATCAGCCACCACAGGAAAGAGgtgagggagatggaggagcagatggCGGCCCTCCGGCAGGCCGGCGTGCTCGGCAAACGCACGCTCGAGAGGGAGCTCCAGGAGATGAGCACCAGCGTGGAGGCACACGGGAGGACCATCCACCACTttgaagaggagagaaaacagctaGAGGAGCTACTGGACACagggaggaggaaacaggaggcGCACGTGGCCAAGCTGACCTCTGATATCAGGAGCGCCAGGAGGAGATACCAGGAGCTTCTGCAAGAGGAGGCGGCGCttcagaagcagcagcggcCTGGGAGCATGGACGCGGACCTGCTGGCGAGACGCCTGGAGCAGCGCAGAGCCAAGTACGGTGAAGAAGAGGCCAGGCAGCGTGAGGAGGTGGAACAGCACGCTGCAGATGCTGAAGGCATCTGCCAGGGCATCgaggaaaaacagaggcaggcggaggaggaggagaagaggctaaaggaggcagaagcaatgtggatggaggaggaggtgagacacAGGGGGATGGAAAGAATGATAGAGGAGTTAGAGAAGAgggaagctgagctggagcgCACGCTTCTGGAGCTAAAGGAGAAGACCagctctctgctccagcccagaaGTGAGCTGAAGGCTCAGCTGGAGGACGTCCAGCGACGCTACATGGGGATGGTTGGAAACCAAATGTCCGAGCTGAGACGCGCAGAGATGAGCATTTATGAGTGCCtggtgaaggaggagcaggtcaggctggagaacAGCAGGTTCCGCCTGAGCGTCACAGCGATGACGGAGGACGTGGGCCGAGCTGAGGACGATGGAGACAGATACCAGGAGGAGACGCGTCTCCTCAGGCAGGAGGTGCGGGACGTGTTGGACGGCTTACGGGAACGCTGGGGAGAGGACGTGTCGGTCCTGCGGGACCATCAGCGCAGGGACGGTGATCTTCTGACAGCCATGAACATCACCAGGAAGCGTCTGGAAACCAGGAGGGAGCAGCTGGAAAACCTCAGCACCCGTTTGGAGCAGCAGGTGCTGGCGTTGAGCCCTCAACTGGGAGGCGGAGCCATCCCAGTGCGTTCCCAGTGTCTGTCTGCCGGAGTGTGA
- the slc43a3a gene encoding solute carrier family 43 member 3a isoform X4, protein MQRRRYWLTLVSGTLECLCFAGVVFGFPSLVFVLKEERYFSQLCSGVPGSNSSQGGTDCSRQDERFSLVFTVASFLNNFLCLPNGFLFDRFGTRVTRLLAICLYTTGTLLVAFSSSAFSELLFVAAPCLAVGGILLLLTNMQVGNLFAAHRSTIITLYNGAFDSSSAVFFIIKILYECGISLRTSFLFLSSCSIIHLLRTLFLMPNSHIPYPPPEHYSYGLKCQKANTYTWSSSRAFRMEPSQNRRTTCPRNQRKR, encoded by the exons ATGCAGAGGCGCCGCTACTGGCTGACCCTGGTCTCGGGGACGCTGGAGTGTCTGTGCTTCGCAGGCGTGGTGTTCGGGTTCCCCTCCCTGGTGTTTGTGCTGAAGGAGGAGCGCTACTTCAGCCAGCTGTGTTCCGGCGTCCcgggcagcaacagcagccagggCGGCACAG ACTGCAGCAGGCAGGACGAGCGCTTCTCCCTGGTCTTCACCGTCGCCTCCTTCCTCAACAACTTCCTGTGTCTGCCCAACGGCTTCCTGTTCGATCGCTTTGGCACCAGGGTCACCCGGCTCCTGGCCAT ATGTTTGTACACAACTGGAACTCTTCTTGTGGCTTTCTCCAGTTcag CGTTCTcggagctgctgtttgtggcGGCGCCCTGCCTCGCCGTGGGTgggatcctcctgctcctgACCAACATGCAG GTGGGGAACCTGTTTGCTGCTCATCgctccaccatcatcaccctctACAACGGCGCCTTCGATTCTTCTTCTGCGGTGTTTTTCATCATCAAG ATTCTGTACGAATGCGGAATCTCTCTGCGCACGTCCTTCctttttctgtcctcctgcagcatcATCCACCTGCTGAGGACCCTGTTCCTGATGCCGAACTCACACATTCCGTATCCTCCCCCAGAGCACTACAGCTACGG GCTGAAGTGTCAGAAGGCCAACACATACACGTGGAGCAGTTCGAGAGCGTTCCGAATGGAGCCGTCCCAGAACCGCAGGACAACGTGTCCCAGGAATCAGAGAAAG CGGTGA
- the slc43a3a gene encoding solute carrier family 43 member 3a isoform X2 — protein MFSHPDEAGRIHQRRSSTEDNGRTITWNPLLPFPCSPSDRCLKYSSDGEINLSWAGGRRSPEAVDHAEAPLLADPGLGDAGVSVLRRRGVRVPLPGVCAEGGALLQPAVFRRPGQQQQPGRHRLQQAGRALLPGLHRRLLPQQLPVSAQRLPVRSLWHQGHPAPGHMFVHNWNSSCGFLQFSVLGAAVCGGALPRRGWDPPAPDQHAGGEPVCCSSLHHHHPLQRRLRFFFCGVFHHQDSVRMRNLSAHVLPFSVLLQHHPPAEDPVPDAELTHSVSSPRALQLRAEVSEGQHIHVEQFESVPNGAVPEPQDNVSQESEKAVSFKRCVLSWFFLRHLVWLSLMQLRHYFFIGTLNPTLNRLARNDPDLVSRYTNAFAITQLCGVLCAPWNGLIMDRHKGKKRHPGGRRSDSANPARVCPSHLRLHALQETGPVPSTLRLHESRSLKPNYSWRKSFPSFSFLLFSIFLNTLIIKTLNTGRVCACITRYILQAPRAPKGLSQPGL, from the exons ATGTTCTCCCACCCTGATGAGGCCGGACGCATCCATCAGAGACGCAGCTCGACGGAGGACAACGGCAGGACGATCACCTGGAACCCGCTGCTCCCGTTTCCCTGCTCACCTTCGGACCGATGCCTCAAATATTCG TCGGACGGGGAAATAAATTTGAGCTGGGCTGGAGGACGCCGCTCCCCCGAGGCTGTGGACCATGCAGAGGCGCCGCTACTGGCTGACCCTGGTCTCGGGGACGCTGGAGTGTCTGTGCTTCGCAGGCGTGGTGTTCGGGTTCCCCTCCCTGGTGTTTGTGCTGAAGGAGGAGCGCTACTTCAGCCAGCTGTGTTCCGGCGTCCcgggcagcaacagcagccagggCGGCACAG ACTGCAGCAGGCAGGACGAGCGCTTCTCCCTGGTCTTCACCGTCGCCTCCTTCCTCAACAACTTCCTGTGTCTGCCCAACGGCTTCCTGTTCGATCGCTTTGGCACCAGGGTCACCCGGCTCCTGGCCAT ATGTTTGTACACAACTGGAACTCTTCTTGTGGCTTTCTCCAGTTcag CGTTCTcggagctgctgtttgtggcGGCGCCCTGCCTCGCCGTGGGTgggatcctcctgctcctgACCAACATGCAG GTGGGGAACCTGTTTGCTGCTCATCgctccaccatcatcaccctctACAACGGCGCCTTCGATTCTTCTTCTGCGGTGTTTTTCATCATCAAG ATTCTGTACGAATGCGGAATCTCTCTGCGCACGTCCTTCctttttctgtcctcctgcagcatcATCCACCTGCTGAGGACCCTGTTCCTGATGCCGAACTCACACATTCCGTATCCTCCCCCAGAGCACTACAGCTACGG GCTGAAGTGTCAGAAGGCCAACACATACACGTGGAGCAGTTCGAGAGCGTTCCGAATGGAGCCGTCCCAGAACCGCAGGACAACGTGTCCCAGGAATCAGAGAAAG CGGTGAGCTTCAAGCGctgtgttttgtcctggttCTTCCTGCGGCACCTCGTGTGGCTGTCCCTGATGCAGCTGAGGCACTACTTCTTCATTGGAACGCTCAACCCCACCCTCAACAGGCTGGCCCGGAATGACCCCGACCTCG TGAGCCGGTACACCAACGCCTTCGCCATAACGCAGCTCTGTGGCGTGCTGTGTGCCCCCTGGAACGGGCTCATCATGGACAGACACAAAGGGAAAAAGCGACACCCCG GTGGACGTCGCTCTGACTCTGCTAACCCTGCTCGTGTTTGTCCATCCCATCTTCGCCTTCATGCACTGCAGGAGACTGGCCCGGTGCCGAGCACCCTCCGACTCCACGAGAGCCGGAGCCTGAAGCCAAAttacagctggagaaaaagtttcccttcattttcttttttgctgttcAGCATTTTCCTTAATACTTTAATAATAAAGACATTAAATACTGGTAGAGTGTGTGCCTGTATTACACGTTATATATTACAGGCCCCCAGGGCCCCTAAAGGTCTCAGCCAGCCTGGGCTCTGA
- the slc43a3a gene encoding solute carrier family 43 member 3a isoform X3 — protein sequence MQRRRYWLTLVSGTLECLCFAGVVFGFPSLVFVLKEERYFSQLCSGVPGSNSSQGGTDCSRQDERFSLVFTVASFLNNFLCLPNGFLFDRFGTRVTRLLAICLYTTGTLLVAFSSSAFSELLFVAAPCLAVGGILLLLTNMQVRLLWHRMISRLRFLNPVVGGKVGNLFAAHRSTIITLYNGAFDSSSAVFFIIKILYECGISLRTSFLFLSSCSIIHLLRTLFLMPNSHIPYPPPEHYSYGLKCQKANTYTWSSSRAFRMEPSQNRRTTCPRNQRKR from the exons ATGCAGAGGCGCCGCTACTGGCTGACCCTGGTCTCGGGGACGCTGGAGTGTCTGTGCTTCGCAGGCGTGGTGTTCGGGTTCCCCTCCCTGGTGTTTGTGCTGAAGGAGGAGCGCTACTTCAGCCAGCTGTGTTCCGGCGTCCcgggcagcaacagcagccagggCGGCACAG ACTGCAGCAGGCAGGACGAGCGCTTCTCCCTGGTCTTCACCGTCGCCTCCTTCCTCAACAACTTCCTGTGTCTGCCCAACGGCTTCCTGTTCGATCGCTTTGGCACCAGGGTCACCCGGCTCCTGGCCAT ATGTTTGTACACAACTGGAACTCTTCTTGTGGCTTTCTCCAGTTcag CGTTCTcggagctgctgtttgtggcGGCGCCCTGCCTCGCCGTGGGTgggatcctcctgctcctgACCAACATGCAGGTGAGGCTCCTGTGGCACCGAATGATCAGTAGGTTACGATTCCTGAACCCTGTCGTTGGGGGGAAGGTGGGGAACCTGTTTGCTGCTCATCgctccaccatcatcaccctctACAACGGCGCCTTCGATTCTTCTTCTGCGGTGTTTTTCATCATCAAG ATTCTGTACGAATGCGGAATCTCTCTGCGCACGTCCTTCctttttctgtcctcctgcagcatcATCCACCTGCTGAGGACCCTGTTCCTGATGCCGAACTCACACATTCCGTATCCTCCCCCAGAGCACTACAGCTACGG GCTGAAGTGTCAGAAGGCCAACACATACACGTGGAGCAGTTCGAGAGCGTTCCGAATGGAGCCGTCCCAGAACCGCAGGACAACGTGTCCCAGGAATCAGAGAAAG CGGTGA
- the slc43a3a gene encoding solute carrier family 43 member 3a isoform X1, which yields MFSHPDEAGRIHQRRSSTEDNGRTITWNPLLPFPCSPSDRCLKYSSDGEINLSWAGGRRSPEAVDHAEAPLLADPGLGDAGVSVLRRRGVRVPLPGVCAEGGALLQPAVFRRPGQQQQPGRHRLQQAGRALLPGLHRRLLPQQLPVSAQRLPVRSLWHQGHPAPGHMFVHNWNSSCGFLQFSVLGAAVCGGALPRRGWDPPAPDQHAGGEPVCCSSLHHHHPLQRRLRFFFCGVFHHQDSVRMRNLSAHVLPFSVLLQHHPPAEDPVPDAELTHSVSSPRALQLRAEVSEGQHIHVEQFESVPNGAVPEPQDNVSQESEKAVSFKRCVLSWFFLRHLVWLSLMQLRHYFFIGTLNPTLNRLARNDPDLVSRYTNAFAITQLCGVLCAPWNGLIMDRHKGKKRHPGETEQEADLRSSCLSLFLTSLLGLIFSVCASVPLLPLQYLTFALQVINRSFLYGGHAAFISIVFPACHFGKLYGLVMSASALFSLLQYPCFTLVKGALHGDPFYVDVALTLLTLLVFVHPIFAFMHCRRLARCRAPSDSTRAGA from the exons ATGTTCTCCCACCCTGATGAGGCCGGACGCATCCATCAGAGACGCAGCTCGACGGAGGACAACGGCAGGACGATCACCTGGAACCCGCTGCTCCCGTTTCCCTGCTCACCTTCGGACCGATGCCTCAAATATTCG TCGGACGGGGAAATAAATTTGAGCTGGGCTGGAGGACGCCGCTCCCCCGAGGCTGTGGACCATGCAGAGGCGCCGCTACTGGCTGACCCTGGTCTCGGGGACGCTGGAGTGTCTGTGCTTCGCAGGCGTGGTGTTCGGGTTCCCCTCCCTGGTGTTTGTGCTGAAGGAGGAGCGCTACTTCAGCCAGCTGTGTTCCGGCGTCCcgggcagcaacagcagccagggCGGCACAG ACTGCAGCAGGCAGGACGAGCGCTTCTCCCTGGTCTTCACCGTCGCCTCCTTCCTCAACAACTTCCTGTGTCTGCCCAACGGCTTCCTGTTCGATCGCTTTGGCACCAGGGTCACCCGGCTCCTGGCCAT ATGTTTGTACACAACTGGAACTCTTCTTGTGGCTTTCTCCAGTTcag CGTTCTcggagctgctgtttgtggcGGCGCCCTGCCTCGCCGTGGGTgggatcctcctgctcctgACCAACATGCAG GTGGGGAACCTGTTTGCTGCTCATCgctccaccatcatcaccctctACAACGGCGCCTTCGATTCTTCTTCTGCGGTGTTTTTCATCATCAAG ATTCTGTACGAATGCGGAATCTCTCTGCGCACGTCCTTCctttttctgtcctcctgcagcatcATCCACCTGCTGAGGACCCTGTTCCTGATGCCGAACTCACACATTCCGTATCCTCCCCCAGAGCACTACAGCTACGG GCTGAAGTGTCAGAAGGCCAACACATACACGTGGAGCAGTTCGAGAGCGTTCCGAATGGAGCCGTCCCAGAACCGCAGGACAACGTGTCCCAGGAATCAGAGAAAG CGGTGAGCTTCAAGCGctgtgttttgtcctggttCTTCCTGCGGCACCTCGTGTGGCTGTCCCTGATGCAGCTGAGGCACTACTTCTTCATTGGAACGCTCAACCCCACCCTCAACAGGCTGGCCCGGAATGACCCCGACCTCG TGAGCCGGTACACCAACGCCTTCGCCATAACGCAGCTCTGTGGCGTGCTGTGTGCCCCCTGGAACGGGCTCATCATGGACAGACACAAAGGGAAAAAGCGACACCCCG GAGAAACGGAGCAGGAGGCCGACCTgcgctcctcctgcctctccctTTTCCTCACCTCCCTGCTGGGCCTGATCTTCTCAGTCTGTGCCTcagtccccctcctccctctgcaatACCTCACCTTTGCTTTACAAGTCATCAACCGCTCCTTCCTCTACGGCGGACATGCGGCGTTCATTAGCATCGT TTTTCCAGCCTGTCATTTTGGAAAGCTGTACGGTCTGGTGATGTCCGCATCTGCCCTTTTCTCCCTGCTGCAGTACCCCTGCTTCACCCTGGTCAAAGGAGCTCTGCACGGAGACCCCTTTTAC GTGGACGTCGCTCTGACTCTGCTAACCCTGCTCGTGTTTGTCCATCCCATCTTCGCCTTCATGCACTGCAGGAGACTGGCCCGGTGCCGAGCACCCTCCGACTCCACGAGAGCCGGAGCCTGA